One segment of Macaca fascicularis isolate 582-1 chromosome 2, T2T-MFA8v1.1 DNA contains the following:
- the CCRL2 gene encoding C-C chemokine receptor-like 2 isoform X1: protein MSSMYLTPHGHVDAEHGFTFANICLYPSREKHLSCYRKLLWGGSLNMANYTLAPEDEYDVLIEGELEGDEAEQCDRYDTWALSAQLVPSLCSAVFVVGVLDNLLVVLILVKYKGLKRVENIYLLNLAVSNLCFLLTLPFWAHAGGDPMCKILIGLYFVGLYSETFFNCLLTVQRYLVFLHKGNFFSVRRRVPCGIVTSAVAWVTAILATVPEFAVYKPQMEDPKYKCAFSRTPFLPADETFWKHFLTLKMNVSVLVFPLFIFTFLYVQMRKTLRFGEQRYSLFKLVFAIMVVFLLMWAPYNIALFLSTFKEHFSLSDCKSNYNLDKSVLITKLIATTHCCVNPLLYVFLDGTFRKYLCRFFHRRSNTPRQPRRRFAQGTSREEPDRSTEV from the exons ATGTCATCTATGTATTTAACCCCTCATGGCCATGTTGATGCTGAGCATGGTTTCACTTTTGCAAACATTTGTTTATACCCTTCAAGAGAAAAACATCTCAGCTGTTACAGGAAGCTGCTTTGGGGG GGCAGCCTGAATATGGCCAATTACACGCTGGCACCAGAGGATGAATATGATGTCCTCATAGAAGGTGAACTGGAGGGCGACGAGGCAGAGCAATGTGACAGGTATGACACCTGGGCGCTCTCAGCCCAGCTGGTGCCGTCGCTCTGCTCTGCTGTGTTCGTGGTCGGTGTCCTGGACAATCTCCTGGTTGTGCTTATCCTGGTAAAATATAAAGGACTCAAACGCGTGGAAAATATCTATCTTCTAAACTTGGCAGTTTCTAACTTGTGTTTCTTGCTTACCCTGCCCTTCTGGGCTCACGCTGGTGGCGATCCCATGTGTAAAATTCTCATTGGACTGTACTTTGTAGGCCTGTACAGTGAGACATTTTTCAATTGCCTTCTGACCGTGCAAAGGTACCTAGTGTTTTTGCACAAGGGAAACTTTTTCTCAGTCAGGAGGAGGGTGCCCTGTGGCATCGTCACAAGTGCCGTGGCGTGGGTAACAGCCATTCTGGCCACTGTGCCCGAATTTGCGGTTTATAAACCTCAGATGGAAGACCCGAAATACAAGTGTGCATTTAGCAGAACTCCCTTCCTGCCAGCTGATGAGACATTCTGGAAGCattttctgactttaaaaatgaatgtttcgGTTCTTGTCTTCCccctatttatttttacatttctctatgTGCAAATGAGAAAAACACTAAGGTTCGGGGAGCAGAGGTATAGCCTTTTCAAGCTTGTTTTTGCCATAATGGTAGTCTTCCTTCTGATGTGGGCGCCCTACAATATCGCACTTTTCCTGTCCACTTTCAAAGAACATTTCTCCCTGAGTGACTGCAAGAGCAACTACAACCTGGACAAAAGTGTTCTCATCACTAAACTCATCGCCACCACCCACTGCTGCGTCAACCCTCTCCTGTATGTCTTTCTTGATGGGACATTTAGGAAATACCTCTGCCGTTTTTTCCATCGGCGTAGTAACACCCCACGTCAACCCAGGCGGCGGTTTGCACAAGGCACATCGAGGGAAGAACCTGACCGTTCCACCGAAGTGTAA
- the CCRL2 gene encoding C-C chemokine receptor-like 2 isoform X2: MANYTLAPEDEYDVLIEGELEGDEAEQCDRYDTWALSAQLVPSLCSAVFVVGVLDNLLVVLILVKYKGLKRVENIYLLNLAVSNLCFLLTLPFWAHAGGDPMCKILIGLYFVGLYSETFFNCLLTVQRYLVFLHKGNFFSVRRRVPCGIVTSAVAWVTAILATVPEFAVYKPQMEDPKYKCAFSRTPFLPADETFWKHFLTLKMNVSVLVFPLFIFTFLYVQMRKTLRFGEQRYSLFKLVFAIMVVFLLMWAPYNIALFLSTFKEHFSLSDCKSNYNLDKSVLITKLIATTHCCVNPLLYVFLDGTFRKYLCRFFHRRSNTPRQPRRRFAQGTSREEPDRSTEV, encoded by the coding sequence ATGGCCAATTACACGCTGGCACCAGAGGATGAATATGATGTCCTCATAGAAGGTGAACTGGAGGGCGACGAGGCAGAGCAATGTGACAGGTATGACACCTGGGCGCTCTCAGCCCAGCTGGTGCCGTCGCTCTGCTCTGCTGTGTTCGTGGTCGGTGTCCTGGACAATCTCCTGGTTGTGCTTATCCTGGTAAAATATAAAGGACTCAAACGCGTGGAAAATATCTATCTTCTAAACTTGGCAGTTTCTAACTTGTGTTTCTTGCTTACCCTGCCCTTCTGGGCTCACGCTGGTGGCGATCCCATGTGTAAAATTCTCATTGGACTGTACTTTGTAGGCCTGTACAGTGAGACATTTTTCAATTGCCTTCTGACCGTGCAAAGGTACCTAGTGTTTTTGCACAAGGGAAACTTTTTCTCAGTCAGGAGGAGGGTGCCCTGTGGCATCGTCACAAGTGCCGTGGCGTGGGTAACAGCCATTCTGGCCACTGTGCCCGAATTTGCGGTTTATAAACCTCAGATGGAAGACCCGAAATACAAGTGTGCATTTAGCAGAACTCCCTTCCTGCCAGCTGATGAGACATTCTGGAAGCattttctgactttaaaaatgaatgtttcgGTTCTTGTCTTCCccctatttatttttacatttctctatgTGCAAATGAGAAAAACACTAAGGTTCGGGGAGCAGAGGTATAGCCTTTTCAAGCTTGTTTTTGCCATAATGGTAGTCTTCCTTCTGATGTGGGCGCCCTACAATATCGCACTTTTCCTGTCCACTTTCAAAGAACATTTCTCCCTGAGTGACTGCAAGAGCAACTACAACCTGGACAAAAGTGTTCTCATCACTAAACTCATCGCCACCACCCACTGCTGCGTCAACCCTCTCCTGTATGTCTTTCTTGATGGGACATTTAGGAAATACCTCTGCCGTTTTTTCCATCGGCGTAGTAACACCCCACGTCAACCCAGGCGGCGGTTTGCACAAGGCACATCGAGGGAAGAACCTGACCGTTCCACCGAAGTGTAA